The bacterium Unc6 genome contains the following window.
CTGGTATTAGTGTTATGTTATGTTTTTTCATCCAGGTTTAACCTTCCATATTTTTTCAAATACTCTATTATGCCACCTGCTTCAAGTATGCCTGCTATAAAATCAGGAATGGGTTCTGCTTTTTTTTCTATTCCGGATGTAATATCTTTTATATCGCCGCTTTTTAAATTAACCTCTAAATAGTCAAGGTCTTTTATACCTGTTGTTTCGCACTGAAGAAGAGGAAGCCCTACATTAAACGCATTTCTATAGAATATTCTTGCAAATGATTGTGCAATAATAAGTGAAATACCTGCTGATTTTAAGGCAAGCGGTGCCTGTTCTCTTGAAGAACCCATACCAAAGTTTTTACCTGCAACAATTATATCTCCTTCTTTTACTTTAGAGGCAAACTGAGGGTCTATATCCTCAAATATATGATTGCCAAGTTCCCCTGGATCCTGTATCCGGAATTTATACCTTCCGGATATAATATAGTCTGTGTTTATATTGTCATCTATTTTAAGTCGTAGCGCTCTTCCCTTTATTAACATCCGAGCCTCCTTTTATTTTAACCTTCCCTTTTTCTTTCTTTATTTTTAGACCGTTGACGCTTCGCTAAAAGTCATCAACGGTCTTGATTACACAGATTTTTGAAAGAGGACACAGATTTTGTCGTCGAAGTTTAATCTGTGTAATCTGTTTCAATCTGCGTAATCAGAGATTGTTGGGGTTTTTCAACAATCTCATTTTTACAAAAAATCTTTTCCCAACCTGCAGCACATCTCCGTCTTTTAATAAAACTTCAATTTTTGGATCTGATATTTTATTATTATTCAGTCTTACACCACCGCCTGTTATGATTCTTCTTGCCTGGCTTAAAGATTTTGCTCCTCCACAGCCTGTAATAAGACGGACAAGCCATACCCTGTCATTTTTTATAAAATATTCATTTATCTGTTCCGGCGGCTGCCTCTGTGAAAACACCCTTTGAAATCTTTCTTTAGCCTTTTCTGCCTCATCCTTGCCTTTATACATAGATGTAAGACTATATGCAAGACTTATTTTTATCTGCATCGGATGAGTATTTTTATCAAAGTCTTTTTCTAAAAGCAGTTCATAATACTTCCGCATCAATGTATCCGGAATAGACATTATCTTGCCAAACATATCATCTGAAGCATCATTTATACCTATATGATTGCCAAGGCTTTTTGACATTTTCTGAACCCCGTCCGTTCCTTCAAGAAGAGGCATTGTTATAACCACCTGCGGCTTCTGAAGATATTCCACCTGCAACTGACGACCTAAAAGAAGATTAAATGTCTGGTCTGTTCCTCCTATTTCAACATCTGAATTTAAGACAACAGAATCATATGCTTGAAAAAGAGGATAAAGAAACTCATGAAGTGATATTGGGGAACCGCTTGTATATCTGTTTTTAAAATCCTCTCTCTCAAGAAGTCTTGCAACGGTGGTCTTTGCACACAAATGAACAATGTCTGATGAAGAAATTTTTTCAAGCCAGGAACTGTTGAAAACAACCTCTGTCTTTTCTCTATCTAATACCTTAAACACCTGTTCCTTATAGGTCTTTGCATTTTTAAGAACCTGTTCTTTTGTAGGTGGCTTTCTTGTCTGGCTTTTTCCAGAGGGGTCTCCTATCATACCTGTCCAATCACCAATAAGAAATATAACCCTGTGTCCCAATTCTTGAAATACTTTTAACTTACCAAGTGCAACAGTATGCCCCAAATGAATATCGGGAGCAGATGGGTCCGCACCAAATTTTACCCTGAGAGGGGTGCTTGTCTTTATTGAATGTTCAATCCTCTCTTTTAATTCATCTTCACATATAATCTGAGAAACGCCTTTTTTTATTCTGTTTATTTGAAAATCTACATCATTCATTTTTTCTTACTCCCCAGTAAAGTTTTTCTTTTAACATCTGGAAATATGTTCTTTTTTCCGACATAACAAGGTTTATCTTTATATTTGAGTATTTTATGTTCATTCTGTCACTGGATTTCATAGCAAATCCTTCCTGCCCGTCAATCATCAGTGCAACATTTTTTGCCTCTGAGTTCTCATCTATTTTTACAGAAATGGCTTTCTCTTCTGGTAAAACAATTGACCTGTTACTTAATATATGCGGACAGATAGGTGTGATAACAAAACCTCTTACACCGGGATGGATAATAGGACCGTTTGCTGAAAGAGAATGTGCTGTTGAACCGGTAGGGGTTGAAACAATAAGACCGTCACAGATGTACGAAACAACCTCCTCACACCTGGTAAAAACAGTTAATGAAAGTATTCTTGATGTTGCTCCTCTCTGGATAACTGCATCATTTATGAAATAGGACTTAAAAATTTCCTTATTTTCCCTATGGAGCGTAGATATAAAAATTTTTCTTACAGAAAATTTTGCCTTATCGGATTTAAGATTTTTTAAGGTTTCAAATATTTCATTCTGTTTTATCTCTGTAAGAAAACCTAAGCCCCCTATGTTTATACCCAGAACAGATGTTCCTGTTTTTCTTATCTGTCTTGCAATATTAATAAGTGTGCCATCGCCGCCGATTGCAATAATTGTATCTGCCCACTGTGCAATATCCGATCTTATAAAATCCAGATCTGTTCTTACAGAAAGGCTATTTTTATTACACCAGTTTATAACCGATTTATATATTTTTTTTGCGGATTTTTTATTTTGATTTACAACAATTCCTACTTTTTTCATAACATTTTTATAGCCTCACTAACTATTCCTTCAACACTTATGCCTATTTTTTTAAGAATATCTTCCCTTTTCCCGTGCTGTATATGCCCCGGAACACCGATAATCTTAACATCAGCACCTGTATCAGATATTGCCTCAAGGATAGAACTTCCAGCCCCACCTTTTATAATACCATCTTCAACAATCAAGATTTTTTTCAATTTTCTTGCAATATCTCTTAAAGCCTCCTTATCAAGGGGGCAGATAAATCTTAAGTTCAAAACAAGTGAAGATATATTCTTTTGTTCCAATATACTGTGTGCCTCTGTGCACATCTGTGTGGTAGGGCCAACACCGATAAGAGCAATATCTTTCCCGTCGGATATAAATTCAAGTCTACCTTTTTCTATCTTTAGACAGTCCCCATGGATTGAGGTTGGTGCTTTGGGAAACCTTATCGCAACAGGCTCGCCTAACGATAATGCAAAACAAAACATATTAACCAACTCAGGACCATCCTTGGGAGCAAGAAGGTTAAGGTGTGGAATATTTCTTAAATATGCAATATCAAAAATGCCCTGATGTGTCGGACCATCATCTGAGACAATACCGGCTCTATCAATGATAAATATTACAGGAAGTCTTTGAATTGATATATCATGTATTATCTGGTCGTAGGCTCTTTGAAGAAATGTTGAATATATTGCAATAACCGGCTTAAAACCATTCTTTGCAAGACCTGCGGCAAACCCAACAGCATGTCCTTCTGCTATACCAACATCAAAAAATCTTTCAGGATAAAGAAGAGAAAATTGTTTTGTTCCTGTGCCTTCTGGCATAGCAGCAGATATTGCAACAATTTTTTTATCCTTTTCTGCCTCTCGGACAAGTGCGCCTGAAAATACATCTGTAAACTGTATATTTTTAAGGTGGGTTGGCTCTCCTGTCTGAACTGAAAAAGCAGGTGCACTGTGAAACTTTTCCGGATTATCTTCGGCAAATTTATAACCTTTCCCCTTTTTTGTAAGACAGTGGATAAATACAGGGCCTTTTATGATCTTTACTCTTTCAAAGGTAGTTTTTAGCAATTCGATATTATGTCCGTCAACAGGACCTATGTACCTGAAACCCAACTCTTCAAAAATAAGACCCGGAACAAGAAGTGAATAAAGGTTTTTTTCAAGTTTTAAAGCAGCCCTGTATGCCCTGAAACCCCATCTTGGAATACGCTTTAAAAGATTTTGTATATCTAACCTTGTCTTATTAAGTGTGGGGTTTGTTACAATATTTACAAGATATTTGCTTAATGCCCCTACACTTGCCGAGATAGACCTTTCATTATCATTTAAGACCACAATTATATCTTTCCCTGCCTGACCTGCATAGTTTAACGCCTCAAATGCCATACCACAGGCAAGAGAAGCATCTCCAATCACACACATAATCTTGTTATCTTCTTTTTTTAGGTCCCTTGCAAATGCAAGACCAAGTGCCCAGGATATAGATGTAGCACTATGCCCTGTTATAAATAAATCATATGCGCTTTCATCAGAAGAAGGAAAACCGCTTATTCCGCCTTCTTTTCTTAATGTATGAAAATTATTGCACCTGCCTGTAAGTATCTTATGTGTATATACCTGATGTCCTACATCCCATATGATCATATCCCTTGGAGCATCAAAAACACTATGCAGTGCAACTGTAAGTTCCACCACTCCTAAATTTGGGGCAAGATGTCCGCCATTTTTTGAAACAACATCAATGATACACTCTCTTATCTCTAAACAAACATTGTTTAATTCTTTTATAGAAAGTCCTTTTAGGTCTGATGGGGATTTGATACGGGGAAGAATTTTCATTGTTTAAGACCGTCAGTAAGCCATTGAATAAATTCTAAAAGAATATCTTCTTTTAATCCTTTATTTTTTATTGACTTTGTAGCACACTCACTTTCTTTTTCTACTTTCTTATATGCATTACTTAAACCGACAACCTGCACATATCCCTGTTTATCAATAATATCATCAACTATCTGGAACATATAACCTAAATGTATCCCAAAATTTCTAAGACAATTTGTTTTTTTATTCCCCGCCCCTGACACAATTGCCCCGCACATAGCAGAGGCTGTAATAAGAGCACCTGTTTTTAAGGTGTTTATATATTCAAGCGTAGGAATATCTAAAGAAAGCATACCTTTCTGTACTTGCATATCAACTGTCTGTCCTTCAACCATACCCTGATGTCCACAAAATCTCGAAATCTCCCTAACAAGTTCTGTCCCATATTTTTTATTCATCGCAACACACTTAAACCCAAGAGTAAGAAGAGCATCTCCTGCAAGGATTGCAACATCTTCCCCAAATTTTGCAAAACAGGAAAGCCTTCCTCTTCTAAATTTGGAATTATCCATCGCAGGAAGGTCATCATGAACCAGTGAATAACAATGTATAATCTCAATACCTGCTGCAACTGAAATAGCACTATGAATATTCCCGCCGCAGGATTCTGATGCAGCAATAGTTAACAGGGGCCTAAACCTTTTTCCACCAGGAAATACAGAATAATACATAGCCTTATGCAATACAGAAGACCTGCCTTTTGGGTTTGGCAAAACACCTTTAAGAAAGGTATCAATATCCTGTTTTCTATTATTTAGATAATTTTTAAACTGTTTTTCCAATGTTTTTTGTTTTTCTCGGCAGATCCGTTTCAAGCGGCTTTAATATTAAATTCCCTTGCTCATCTTTTATCAGTTCTTCTACCTTTTTTTCAGCAGTTTGAAGTTTAGATGCAAGATACCGCGTAAGGGCTATACCTTCTTCATAACATTTCAACGCCTCATCCAAAGGAATATTTCCCTGTTCAAGCACACCTACAATTTTTTCAAGCCTTTGCAAGGCATCCTCAAACTTTAACTGTAAAATCTGTTCTTTTTTATCCATCTAAACCCTCTCTACAATAGATAAGGCTTACTGAAAGCCTTGATTACACAGATTTTTGAAAGATTACACCGATTTTGTCGTCGGGTTTTAATCTGTGTAATCTGCTTTTTAATCTGTGGAATCAGGGTCTGATGAGTTTTTCAGCAGACCCTAGATAGGAATTCTCCTTTTAATATCTTTGTTTTAATAACCTGTCCTTTTTTAACATCTTTGGTATCCCTTATTATGTTATCACTTTTTTCATCAAATGTAATACTGTACCCCCTTTCTAAAACCGAAAGAGGACTAAGGGCATTAAGTCTTCCAGCAAACTTTGCCAGTTCAGAATTGTATATCTGCAAGATATGTTTAAAAGAAAGATTAAGCCTGTTTAAAAACTCATCTATCCTCTGTTTCTGTTCATCAAATATAAACTTAGGCTCTCTGATACACCTTTTTTGAGAAAGATTTTTTAGTTTTTCTTTTAAGGAAGAAATAAAACCAAGAACAGTTAATTGAAGTCTTTTTCTTAAATGGAAGATATTGTTTTCAAGGTCATCCTTGTTTGGCATAACAAGTTCTGCGGCAGCCGAAGGAGTAGGGGCTCTTAGATCTGCAACAAAGTCTGATATTGTCCAGTCCACCTCATGGCCGACCGCACTGATAACAGGTATCTTTGAATGATATACCGCCCTTGCTACACACTCTTCATTAAATGCCCAGAGGTCTTCCAGGCTTCCTCCTCCTCTTCCTACAATTATACAATCAACACATTTAAAACTATTGAAATCTTCTATCCCGCTTACAACTTCTTGCGCGGCACCTTCACCCTGAACCTTAACGGAACGCAGTATAATCTCAACCCCTGTCCATCTTCTTTTCATAATATTTATTATATCATGAAATGCCGCACCGTCTTTTGAGGTCACCACACCTACACGACGGGGAAAAAATGGGATCTGTCTTTTTCTTGATTGTTCAAACAGTCCTTCTTTCCTTAATTTTTCTTTTAACTTTTCAAATGCAATCTGAAGAGCACCAATCCCCTTTGGCTCAAGATGCTGGGCATATATCTGATACTGTCCTGATTTTTCATACACACTGATTCTTCCGCACACTATAACTCTTAGACCATTTTCAATCTCAAATTTTAAATTATTTTTTTCGGTCTTAAATATAACAACTTTCACTTGTGCATTTTCATCCTTTAATGTAAAATATATATGTCCGAGTGATGAGCAGATTAAATTTGACACCTCGCCATCAACCCAGATAAGAGGATATGCTGTCTGGAGAAGGTCTTTTATTTCTCTGGTAAGCTCACCTACGGTATAAATACGGGCTCGCCCAACGACGGAGTTTTCAAAAGGAACATTACCGAATAAATCATTCATATATTGGCACCTTACACATTGATACCTCTATGACTTAAATAATACGCACCGCTACACCTTTTTCCCTAACGAGTTTTTGAAAATATCTTTTTAAGTACTGCAAATAATTGGAAGGTATTTTTACCCTTGTATCCATATCCAACTTAATTTTTATACCGGGCTTTCCGATATCTACCTGCCTTACATCTTTAATAAATATCCTCTGTGTATTAACAACAGGAGGCGGCCTTCTTGACACTATAACTTTTAATGTCCGCCGTAACTTTTCCTGGTCAAGCCTTAAAAACAAAGAGTCATACGCATGTAATATCTTATCAATTGCAGAATCTATATTCCACCTTTGTTTTGCAGATATAAACAAAACAGGAATGAAATCTATAAAGGGTGCCTTTTTGCGGATACTATTTTCATATTCAGACTTTTTTATATCTTTTATAATATCCCATTTATTTACACATATGACAAGGGGCTTATACTGTTCACAGACAAGATTTATTATATGCAGTTCTTCTGATGCAAGTCCTCTTAATGCATCAAGTATTAAGATAACTGCACCTGCTTTTTTTATATTATCCTTTGTTCTGATTATACTGAAAAGGTCGGCAGATTCTTTTAACTTTGATATTTTTCTTATACCAGCGGTATCAACCAGTACTATCTGTTTGTTCTTATACTCAAAACTTATATCAACACTGTCGCGGGTAGTACCCGGTGTGTGATGAACAAGAACCCTTTCTTCATTAAGAAGCGCGTTTACAAAAGATGACTTTCCCACATTAGGTGTACCTACTATTGCAATGTGAATTATATTTCTTTGTTCTTTTGATTTTATATATCTGTTAAAACTTACTATCTTATCAAGAAGTTCTCCTGTTCCCAGCCCATGTGTTGCAGAAACAGGAAATACATCAATACCGAACTTATAAAAATCAGAAAGTAGTGTTTCTTTTTCCAGTGTATCAATTTTATTGACAACAAGGAGTATTTTCTTACCTGTTTTTCTTAAATTATCCAAAATCTTTTCATCTACTACCGTGAACCCCTGCTGACCGTCACACAGAAACACAATCAAGTTTGCTTCTTTTATTGCAAAGTCTGTTTGTTTTTCAACCGCTTTATAAATCTGGTCAGTAGTGGTTTCAGTCCCTATGCCACCCGTATCAACAACACGAAACCAACACCCACTCCACTGAATATCTGCATAAAGTCTATCTCTGGTAACACCCGGGAGGGAATGAACTATGGCTTTTCTTCTGCCAATTATTCTATTAAAAAGGGTTGACTTTCCTACATTTTGTTTTCCTATAATTGCAACCACTGGAATATTTTTTTCACCTGCCATATTTACCAGATTTTCTTGTTAAAAAATAAAATCCTCTTATTAAATAATCAAATCCCGATATGATTGTCCATATTGTCGCTACCTTCCATCCTAAAGGAGAAAGGCCTGATCCAAGAAGCACAAGCCCGACCGACAACACTTGCAAAAATGTACAAATCTTTCCTATAACAGTCGGTTTTATTTCAAATCTATGTTTCAACTTGATAAAGATAAAAATACCCGTTATAAGAATAATATCCCTGCTTACAACTACCGCAGGCACATAAAGGGGAAAACTAAATGGAGAGATTTTTGTAAAAGAATTTGGAATGGAAAGACTTATAAATGCTGCATTAAGTAAAATTTTATCTGCAAGAGGGTCCAGGATTGCTCCAAGGGGTGTTTTCTGTCTGAAAAGTAAGGCAATTGCTCCATCTAATACATCAGTAAAAGAGGCAACACAGAATATCAAAAACGGTGTTGCCTCCCAGATTTTATCGTAATAGACAAGAGAAAGCACAAACAATGGAACACAAAAAATACGAAATACAGTTAATACATTTGACACACCCATCTTTTACCGTATTCTACATTTTTGTCTGGATTTACACAGATATTCTTTTAGTTTTTTAATATTGGGGTTCTCAATTGGCTTATATTTTTATCCCGTTAAAAATCTATTTCTTAAACGGGATCTACTTCCTTAATTTCAGTTCTGTTCCATCTGATGGGCAAAACCTTGTGCGTAACGGATACTGTGCTCCACAAACATGACAAAACATTGGGGTATCCTGCTGTGGTGATAGCTGTGCGGGTTGTTGCTGCACTGTTTCACCCTTCCATTTTAAGGGTGTTCCATCTATAGGGCACACATTTACACCTGCGGTATAGCCTTTCCCACAGGTTGGGCAGAATTTTCTCTCCATCTGCTCACCAATCAATGCTCCTGCTAATCCACCAACACCTGCCCCTATAAGAGCACCTTCTTTAGCCCTGTCCCTCTGATGCCCTATTATTGCTCCAGCACCTGCTCCAAGAGCACCACCTCCAATGGCACCTTTCTGTGTTGTCGTGCAACCTGAAATAAACATAACCCCTGCACTAATACAACATATACCTATTACCAATTTTTTATTCATAACTACCTCCTGTTTGCCAGTGCACCAGTGCACCAGACTATAATTTATTATAATATTAAACCTGGAAAATTCAATTGAAAAAAAAAACAGATATGATAGAGTATTTACATGGTTGATATAATTAAGTTAAGATTAAGAAATATAGATAGAAAAATATGCTGTCTTACAAACGGACTACAGGACTTAAAGCCTGGTAGACAGGTTGTAATACAGGATGAAGGATGTTTTGAGCATGGGAGCATTCTTTCTTATCCTGAAAAAATGTATTCTGAAAAAGGAAAGATCACAAAAAAGGTTATCAGACTCCTTACAGAAAAAGATAAAATCCAGATTGAAGAAAATTCAAAGAAAGCACAAACCGCATTCTTGACCTGCAAGGCTAAAATAGAAGAGATGAAAATGAATATGAAACTTATACATTCGGAGTACTCTCTTGACAGAACAAAACTTGCATTTTATTTTAAGAGTGAAAAAAGGATAGATTTCAGGGAACTTGTCCAAGAACTAAGCACTATGTTTAAAGCAAAGATAGAACTCAGACAGATAGGGGTAAGAGACGAGGCTACCATATACGGTGGTTGTGGAAAATGCGGAAGAGAACTTTGTTGTGCAACATTTTTAAAAGACATTGAGTCTGTAACAATGCGGTTGGCAAGGGACCAGAACCTGCCGCTTAATCCTTCGAAAATATCGGGTATATGTGGCAAACTGATGTGTTGTTTGGAATATGAACATGATGTATATTGTGAACTTTTAAAAGGACTTCCGCATCAGGGTGATATTATAAAAACAAACGAGGGTGAAGGGAAGGTTGTGCAGGTTGATATATTGAAAAGAACAGTGAATGTCTTATTGCAGGATGAAAGACAGATAAATGTAGTATACAGGTGAAGAGAGTGCAGGGCAGGGTGAATGGAAGGGAAAGATGAAAAAGTTTTATGTTACAACCGCTATTGCATATGTAAATGCAGAACCTCATTTAGGTTATGCATATGAGATAATCGCAGCTGATACAATTGCGAGGTATTACAGGCAAAGAGGTGTTTCTACATTCTTTTTAACCGGGACAGATGAACACAGCCAGAATGTAGAAAAAAAAGCAAAAGAGAAAAATATCCCCCCTCTTTTATACTGCAATCATATGGTAGCGTTGTATAAATCAGCATGGGAAACATTCAACATCTCAAATGATGACTTCATTCAAACATCACAACAAAGACATATAAAAGCAACCCAGATATTTATAGAAAAGCTTTTCAAATCCAAAGATATCTATAAGGGTAAATACAGCGGGTGGTATTGTGTGTCCTGCGAGTCTTTTTTAAGTGATGCGGATATAATTGAAGGCAATTGTACAGTCCATAAAAAACCAGTTGAGAAATTAGAAGAAGAAAACTATTTTTTCTCTCTTTCAAGATATAATGGAAAACTCCTGAAATATTTTAATGATAACCCGGAGTTTATAGCGCCTAAACCTAAGTTTAATGAGGTTATGAAAATATTAGAAGGAGGCCTCCAGGACACAAGCATATCCCGCTCCACAACAGGATGGGGAATCCCCTTCCCCGGGGACTCTTCACATGTTGTATATGTGTGGCTTGATGCACTTATAAACTATCTAAGTGGAATAGGATATGGCTATGACGAAGAAAAATTTAAAAAATATTGGCCTTCTGATGTTCATATAATAGGTAAGGATATTATAAGATTCCACTGCCTTTTATGGCCTGCACTGCTGATGTCTGTTGGGCTTGAGACTCCAAAAAAAGTGTTTGTGCATGGATTCTTAAATTTTGGCGGTGAAAAAATGTCTAAAACATCTGGCAACATACTTTCACCGCAAGAGGCAGCAAAAACCTTCGGTGTTGACCCATTAAGATATTTTCTATTAAGGGAAATCCCGTTTGGTCTTGACGGAGATTTTTCCGAAGAATCTTTCTGGAAAAGATATAACAGCGACCTTGCCAACGATTTGGGAAATCTTTTACACAGAACTGTTGCAATGATTGAAAAACATTCTCAGGGCATAGTTCCGGAATCGGTCAACAATTGTCATATGAAACAGATAGCCGAGAAACTACCTTCTAAAATAGATGAGCATATAGCAGAGATTGATTTTGGCGCAGCAATAAAAGATATCTGGGAACTTGTTGAAAGTGCAAACAAATATGTTGAAACAAGCAGACCCTGGGCGCTCTCAAAAGAAGGGAAAAAACAAGAACTTGGCGCCTGCATGGCAAATCTTGCACAATCTTTGGAGATAATTGCCCTTGCTCTATGTCCTTTTATTCCTGATACATCTAAAAAAATATTTGAACAGATAGGGCTTAAAGATCTTCCGCAAACCCTGCCAGAACAGTGGAATAGATGGGAGGGAATAAAAGGCAATATAAAAGTAAAGACTGGAAAACCAATATTCCCAAGGAAAGAGTAGGCAACAGGGCAACAGGTGTTTTGGTGCAATGGTGCTCTGAAGGGTGGGTTAATTATGATGAAATGGTCTGAGTATTTTCTTCCAACACTAAAAGATGCGCCTTCTGATGCAGAAAGTATAAGCCACAAACTAATGTTAAGGGCGGGTCTGGTAAAGAAACTCTCATCAGGTATATATTCTTATCTTCCCTGTGGATTAAAAGTCCTTCAAAAAGTTCAAAACATTGTAAGAGAAAAGATGAACGAGATAGGCTGTCAGGAGATATTGATGCCTGCAATACATCCTATAGAATTATGGCATGAAAGCAAAAGATGGGAACATTTTGAACAGACCCTGTTTCGCCTTAATGATACAAGAGGAGTAACTCCTTTTGTTCTTGGTGCAACACATGAGGTTGTGATAACAGATATCGCACGTTCTGAATTCCATTCATACAAGGACCTTCCCAAAACTTTATACCAGATACAAACTAAATTCAGAAACGAACCCAGGCCGAGATTTGGACTTATAAGATCCAGAGAATTTATAATGATGGATGCATACAGTTTCCACAGAAACGAAGAAGACCTTAATAAAACATACAGCACCATCTATAATGCACATAAGAGGATATTTGAAAAATGTGCAATTGATGTAATAA
Protein-coding sequences here:
- a CDS encoding 1-deoxy-D-xylulose-5-phosphate synthase; amino-acid sequence: MLPRIKSPSDLKGLSIKELNNVCLEIRECIIDVVSKNGGHLAPNLGVVELTVALHSVFDAPRDMIIWDVGHQVYTHKILTGRCNNFHTLRKEGGISGFPSSDESAYDLFITGHSATSISWALGLAFARDLKKEDNKIMCVIGDASLACGMAFEALNYAGQAGKDIIVVLNDNERSISASVGALSKYLVNIVTNPTLNKTRLDIQNLLKRIPRWGFRAYRAALKLEKNLYSLLVPGLIFEELGFRYIGPVDGHNIELLKTTFERVKIIKGPVFIHCLTKKGKGYKFAEDNPEKFHSAPAFSVQTGEPTHLKNIQFTDVFSGALVREAEKDKKIVAISAAMPEGTGTKQFSLLYPERFFDVGIAEGHAVGFAAGLAKNGFKPVIAIYSTFLQRAYDQIIHDISIQRLPVIFIIDRAGIVSDDGPTHQGIFDIAYLRNIPHLNLLAPKDGPELVNMFCFALSLGEPVAIRFPKAPTSIHGDCLKIEKGRLEFISDGKDIALIGVGPTTQMCTEAHSILEQKNISSLVLNLRFICPLDKEALRDIARKLKKILIVEDGIIKGGAGSSILEAISDTGADVKIIGVPGHIQHGKREDILKKIGISVEGIVSEAIKML
- a CDS encoding exodeoxyribonuclease VII small subunit; this translates as MDKKEQILQLKFEDALQRLEKIVGVLEQGNIPLDEALKCYEEGIALTRYLASKLQTAEKKVEELIKDEQGNLILKPLETDLPRKTKNIGKTV
- a CDS encoding tyrosine--tRNA ligase, with translation MNDVDFQINRIKKGVSQIICEDELKERIEHSIKTSTPLRVKFGADPSAPDIHLGHTVALGKLKVFQELGHRVIFLIGDWTGMIGDPSGKSQTRKPPTKEQVLKNAKTYKEQVFKVLDREKTEVVFNSSWLEKISSSDIVHLCAKTTVARLLEREDFKNRYTSGSPISLHEFLYPLFQAYDSVVLNSDVEIGGTDQTFNLLLGRQLQVEYLQKPQVVITMPLLEGTDGVQKMSKSLGNHIGINDASDDMFGKIMSIPDTLMRKYYELLLEKDFDKNTHPMQIKISLAYSLTSMYKGKDEAEKAKERFQRVFSQRQPPEQINEYFIKNDRVWLVRLITGCGGAKSLSQARRIITGGGVRLNNNKISDPKIEVLLKDGDVLQVGKRFFVKMRLLKNPNNL
- a CDS encoding methionine--tRNA ligase codes for the protein MKKFYVTTAIAYVNAEPHLGYAYEIIAADTIARYYRQRGVSTFFLTGTDEHSQNVEKKAKEKNIPPLLYCNHMVALYKSAWETFNISNDDFIQTSQQRHIKATQIFIEKLFKSKDIYKGKYSGWYCVSCESFLSDADIIEGNCTVHKKPVEKLEEENYFFSLSRYNGKLLKYFNDNPEFIAPKPKFNEVMKILEGGLQDTSISRSTTGWGIPFPGDSSHVVYVWLDALINYLSGIGYGYDEEKFKKYWPSDVHIIGKDIIRFHCLLWPALLMSVGLETPKKVFVHGFLNFGGEKMSKTSGNILSPQEAAKTFGVDPLRYFLLREIPFGLDGDFSEESFWKRYNSDLANDLGNLLHRTVAMIEKHSQGIVPESVNNCHMKQIAEKLPSKIDEHIAEIDFGAAIKDIWELVESANKYVETSRPWALSKEGKKQELGACMANLAQSLEIIALALCPFIPDTSKKIFEQIGLKDLPQTLPEQWNRWEGIKGNIKVKTGKPIFPRKE
- a CDS encoding 3-isopropylmalate dehydratase, which gives rise to MLIKGRALRLKIDDNINTDYIISGRYKFRIQDPGELGNHIFEDIDPQFASKVKEGDIIVAGKNFGMGSSREQAPLALKSAGISLIIAQSFARIFYRNAFNVGLPLLQCETTGIKDLDYLEVNLKSGDIKDITSGIEKKAEPIPDFIAGILEAGGIIEYLKKYGRLNLDEKT
- a CDS encoding exodeoxyribonuclease VII large subunit, producing MNDLFGNVPFENSVVGRARIYTVGELTREIKDLLQTAYPLIWVDGEVSNLICSSLGHIYFTLKDENAQVKVVIFKTEKNNLKFEIENGLRVIVCGRISVYEKSGQYQIYAQHLEPKGIGALQIAFEKLKEKLRKEGLFEQSRKRQIPFFPRRVGVVTSKDGAAFHDIINIMKRRWTGVEIILRSVKVQGEGAAQEVVSGIEDFNSFKCVDCIIVGRGGGSLEDLWAFNEECVARAVYHSKIPVISAVGHEVDWTISDFVADLRAPTPSAAAELVMPNKDDLENNIFHLRKRLQLTVLGFISSLKEKLKNLSQKRCIREPKFIFDEQKQRIDEFLNRLNLSFKHILQIYNSELAKFAGRLNALSPLSVLERGYSITFDEKSDNIIRDTKDVKKGQVIKTKILKGEFLSRVC
- a CDS encoding ribosome biogenesis GTPase Der, which encodes MAGEKNIPVVAIIGKQNVGKSTLFNRIIGRRKAIVHSLPGVTRDRLYADIQWSGCWFRVVDTGGIGTETTTDQIYKAVEKQTDFAIKEANLIVFLCDGQQGFTVVDEKILDNLRKTGKKILLVVNKIDTLEKETLLSDFYKFGIDVFPVSATHGLGTGELLDKIVSFNRYIKSKEQRNIIHIAIVGTPNVGKSSFVNALLNEERVLVHHTPGTTRDSVDISFEYKNKQIVLVDTAGIRKISKLKESADLFSIIRTKDNIKKAGAVILILDALRGLASEELHIINLVCEQYKPLVICVNKWDIIKDIKKSEYENSIRKKAPFIDFIPVLFISAKQRWNIDSAIDKILHAYDSLFLRLDQEKLRRTLKVIVSRRPPPVVNTQRIFIKDVRQVDIGKPGIKIKLDMDTRVKIPSNYLQYLKRYFQKLVREKGVAVRII